In Amycolatopsis coloradensis, one genomic interval encodes:
- a CDS encoding transglycosylase domain-containing protein: MNDDPHGGWPGQDPDPARRPQRPAGPPRRPAGPPPGYGQRPGPGSQGPGQAPWQRQGTPQQPPPRRPQRPPVAPQHEPDLITHHEHNGTTDRGYDEPYDDEPYAPETDENGKPILTPAQRKKRRWRRIRRVLLALFCLFVVIPAIAFVITYFAVDVPSPQSVAATQGQAVTYYYADNTEMGKDVPKGGNRQILTPEQIPDIVKKAVIATEDASFETNSGFDIGGILRAVYNQVTAGKGGGSTISQQYIKVASGDDESSLARKWTELAKSFKMNQTYEKKDIIAAYLNIIYFGRGAYGIESAAQAFFGKPAGELNASEAALLAGLIQQPGRSENPKVANDRWNVALNRMVQNGYLSAADRANLQFPTPIPQTDKQQAGVVNPFIRDKVKEELAANGITDDVYYRGGYKIHTTIDPKAQAAAEQAVADGMKGQTDENLLNALVAIDPKTGGVKAYYGGPSIVKGPNGQDLKGRDWANTPQNPGSSMKPFDLTAYMQLGKGGINSTFDGSNNRQFGKQTIRNAGPGSTCSQQCTVSEAMQRSANTVFYDMVVNVTKPGPVAQAAKDAGVKPAPDGTAELFADNNIALGGGKTVISPEDMAAAYATFAAEGQRRDKHFVVKVTNSQDETAYSAPEEAKPAFADDADKSKQIAGNVTESLKGVIPFSKLKCPNNHECAGKTGTQQHTYRPGEPASAKDANSQTWMVGYTPSISAAVWVGGDGDKALKGKNGKSIFGSTIAGPIWQKFLSLYLNGKPGERFGKVKIIGGDDSNTVPSTQTPPEEDEGSTETGTPSTGPSTGSSSSRNEEEETSSSKNPPTSSQNNEEGGNGGPGRGGRGDTE, translated from the coding sequence GTGAACGACGATCCCCACGGCGGATGGCCAGGTCAGGACCCTGACCCCGCACGTCGTCCGCAACGCCCGGCCGGACCGCCCCGCCGCCCCGCCGGCCCGCCCCCCGGGTACGGGCAGCGGCCGGGTCCCGGATCGCAGGGCCCGGGGCAGGCACCGTGGCAACGGCAGGGCACGCCTCAGCAGCCGCCACCGCGGCGCCCGCAGCGGCCACCGGTCGCGCCGCAGCACGAGCCGGACCTCATCACGCACCACGAGCACAACGGCACCACCGACCGCGGCTACGACGAGCCGTACGACGATGAGCCGTACGCCCCGGAGACCGACGAGAACGGGAAGCCGATCCTCACCCCCGCGCAGCGCAAAAAGCGCAGGTGGAGACGGATCCGGCGGGTGCTGCTCGCGTTGTTCTGCCTCTTCGTCGTCATCCCGGCGATCGCGTTCGTGATCACCTATTTCGCCGTCGACGTGCCGTCGCCGCAGTCCGTCGCGGCCACGCAGGGCCAGGCGGTGACGTACTACTACGCCGACAACACCGAGATGGGCAAGGACGTCCCCAAGGGCGGCAACCGGCAGATCCTGACGCCGGAGCAGATCCCGGACATCGTCAAGAAGGCCGTCATCGCCACCGAGGACGCCTCCTTCGAGACCAACTCCGGTTTCGACATCGGCGGCATCCTGCGCGCGGTCTACAACCAGGTGACCGCGGGCAAGGGCGGTGGTTCGACCATCTCCCAGCAGTACATCAAGGTCGCCAGTGGGGACGACGAATCGTCGCTCGCCCGTAAATGGACCGAACTCGCCAAGTCCTTCAAGATGAACCAGACGTACGAGAAGAAGGACATCATCGCGGCGTACCTGAACATCATCTACTTCGGGCGCGGCGCGTACGGGATCGAGTCGGCCGCGCAGGCGTTCTTCGGCAAGCCCGCCGGAGAGCTGAACGCCTCCGAGGCGGCGCTGCTCGCGGGTCTCATCCAGCAGCCGGGCCGCTCGGAGAACCCGAAGGTCGCGAACGATCGCTGGAACGTCGCGCTGAACCGGATGGTGCAGAACGGTTACCTCTCCGCCGCGGACCGCGCGAACCTGCAGTTCCCGACGCCGATCCCGCAGACCGACAAGCAGCAGGCCGGCGTGGTCAACCCGTTCATCCGCGACAAGGTCAAGGAAGAACTCGCCGCGAACGGCATCACCGACGACGTCTACTACCGGGGCGGATACAAGATCCACACGACCATCGACCCGAAGGCGCAGGCCGCGGCCGAGCAGGCGGTGGCCGATGGGATGAAGGGCCAGACCGACGAGAACCTGCTCAACGCGCTCGTCGCCATCGACCCGAAGACCGGCGGCGTGAAGGCGTACTACGGCGGGCCGTCCATCGTGAAGGGGCCGAACGGCCAGGACCTCAAGGGCCGTGACTGGGCGAACACGCCGCAGAACCCCGGGTCCTCGATGAAGCCCTTCGACCTCACCGCGTACATGCAGCTCGGCAAGGGCGGCATCAACTCGACGTTCGACGGATCCAACAACCGGCAGTTCGGGAAGCAGACGATCCGGAACGCCGGTCCCGGCAGCACCTGTTCGCAGCAGTGCACGGTGTCCGAAGCGATGCAGCGGTCGGCCAACACGGTGTTCTACGACATGGTCGTGAACGTGACCAAGCCCGGGCCGGTGGCGCAGGCCGCCAAGGACGCCGGGGTCAAACCCGCCCCTGATGGCACCGCCGAGCTGTTCGCCGACAACAACATCGCGCTCGGCGGTGGCAAGACGGTCATCAGCCCGGAGGACATGGCCGCCGCATACGCGACCTTCGCGGCCGAAGGCCAGCGGCGGGACAAGCACTTCGTCGTCAAGGTGACCAACTCGCAGGACGAGACCGCCTACTCGGCTCCCGAGGAGGCGAAACCGGCGTTCGCCGATGACGCCGACAAGAGCAAGCAGATCGCCGGGAACGTCACCGAGTCGCTGAAGGGTGTCATCCCGTTCTCGAAGCTCAAGTGCCCCAACAACCACGAGTGCGCGGGCAAGACCGGGACCCAGCAGCACACCTACCGGCCGGGCGAGCCCGCGTCGGCGAAGGACGCCAACTCGCAGACCTGGATGGTCGGCTACACGCCGTCGATCTCGGCCGCGGTGTGGGTCGGTGGCGACGGCGACAAGGCACTGAAAGGGAAGAACGGCAAGTCGATCTTCGGTTCGACGATCGCCGGGCCGATCTGGCAGAAGTTCCTTTCCCTGTACCTGAACGGGAAGCCCGGGGAGCGCTTCGGGAAGGTCAAGATCATCGGCGGGGACGACAGCAACACCGTTCCGTCGACGCAGACCCCGCCGGAGGAGGACGAAGGCTCGACCGAGACC
- a CDS encoding transglycosylase domain-containing protein, translated as MVRPVEPEPYEREPELITHHAHNGTEDPYGYDPYDDRYDDRHPSAAFGAEGEDAYDESAEDEQDDKKKVLTPKQRKKRRWRIVRRVLYAMFGLFVVVPAIAFVITYFLVDVPSQESVASLQSQPITLMYADGSPMGKIAPASGGSRYLLKPGEVPDVVKKAVYAAEDSSFETNSGFDVGGILRAVYNNVTGGQGGGSTISQQYIKKATANEAPTLTRKWTELAKSFKMNNQMSKEEIITAYLNTIYFGRGANGIEAAAQAYFKKPAKELSASEAALLAGLIQGPSRSENEPYAQRRWNFVMDQLVANKWLDPGQRATAEFPKPIPKAQAKADDAGTLSLHIRNRVIDELEARGYDQDRLHQGGFKITTTIDPKAQKMAEESVAEGMKGQTDENILNALVAIDPKTGGVVAYWGGPDWTKNDKGQDVQAIDWANVPHNPGSAFKAFDLAAFLKMGKGLGETFDGTNNRKFDGRTVRNAGESASCGPQCTVAEAMKVSANTVFYDMVRNETKIDPVAKAAKEAGVMVEAEGGKAKLSPDINIALGGGGTVTTAEDMAAGFATFAGEGVRQKQHFVAKLTNSQDEVEFDETKPKGTPAFSDDAAKSKQIAGNVTDALEEVIPYSKLKCPKGHECAGKTGTQQYDFKDSDPASYRDRNAQTWMVGYTPSISTSVWVGGDGNKPLHDKNGKAVYGRTIAGPIWEDFMARYMTGKPSEKFDSVKPIGKDARYVPTTTAQKPPETSTPPETPTTTPTPTTPTETTETTPTKPTKPTKPSWTRPGPGTSDPLFPNAEDP; from the coding sequence ATGGTCCGGCCGGTCGAGCCGGAACCGTACGAGCGCGAGCCGGAACTAATCACCCATCACGCGCACAACGGCACCGAAGACCCGTACGGCTACGACCCGTACGACGACCGCTATGACGATCGTCACCCGAGCGCCGCGTTCGGCGCCGAGGGCGAAGACGCGTACGACGAGTCCGCCGAAGACGAGCAGGACGACAAGAAGAAGGTCCTCACGCCGAAGCAGCGCAAGAAGCGGCGCTGGCGCATCGTTCGCCGGGTCCTCTACGCGATGTTCGGCCTGTTCGTCGTGGTGCCCGCGATCGCGTTCGTCATCACCTACTTCCTGGTGGACGTCCCGTCGCAGGAAAGCGTCGCGAGCCTGCAGAGCCAGCCGATCACGCTGATGTACGCCGACGGCAGCCCGATGGGCAAGATCGCGCCCGCCAGCGGCGGAAGCCGGTACCTGCTGAAGCCCGGGGAAGTCCCGGACGTGGTCAAGAAGGCCGTGTACGCGGCCGAGGACTCGTCGTTCGAGACCAACTCCGGTTTCGACGTCGGCGGCATCCTGCGCGCGGTCTACAACAACGTCACCGGCGGCCAGGGCGGCGGTTCGACGATCTCCCAGCAGTACATCAAGAAGGCCACGGCCAACGAGGCGCCGACGCTCACCCGTAAATGGACCGAGCTGGCCAAATCCTTCAAGATGAACAACCAGATGTCCAAAGAGGAGATCATCACCGCCTACCTCAACACCATCTACTTCGGCCGCGGCGCGAACGGCATCGAAGCGGCCGCCCAGGCCTACTTCAAGAAGCCGGCCAAGGAGCTCAGCGCGTCCGAGGCGGCCTTGCTCGCCGGCCTGATCCAGGGGCCCAGCCGGTCGGAGAACGAGCCGTACGCGCAGCGTCGCTGGAACTTCGTGATGGACCAGCTGGTGGCGAACAAGTGGCTCGACCCCGGTCAGCGCGCCACCGCCGAGTTCCCGAAGCCCATCCCGAAGGCGCAGGCGAAGGCCGACGACGCCGGGACGCTGAGCCTGCACATCCGCAACCGGGTGATCGACGAACTCGAAGCCCGCGGCTACGACCAGGACCGGCTGCACCAGGGCGGCTTCAAGATCACCACGACGATCGACCCCAAGGCGCAGAAGATGGCCGAGGAGTCCGTCGCCGAGGGGATGAAGGGCCAGACGGACGAGAACATCCTGAACGCGCTGGTCGCGATAGACCCCAAGACCGGCGGCGTGGTCGCCTACTGGGGCGGCCCCGACTGGACGAAGAACGACAAGGGCCAGGACGTCCAGGCCATCGACTGGGCGAACGTCCCGCACAACCCCGGTTCGGCGTTCAAGGCCTTCGACCTCGCCGCGTTCCTCAAGATGGGCAAGGGCCTCGGCGAAACCTTCGACGGCACCAACAACCGGAAGTTCGACGGCCGCACGGTCCGGAACGCGGGCGAGAGCGCCAGCTGCGGTCCTCAGTGCACGGTCGCCGAGGCGATGAAGGTCTCCGCGAACACCGTGTTCTACGACATGGTCCGCAACGAGACGAAGATCGACCCGGTGGCGAAGGCCGCGAAGGAAGCCGGCGTGATGGTGGAGGCCGAAGGCGGCAAGGCGAAGCTGAGCCCCGACATCAACATCGCGCTCGGCGGTGGTGGCACGGTCACCACCGCGGAGGACATGGCGGCCGGTTTCGCCACGTTCGCCGGCGAAGGCGTCCGGCAGAAGCAGCACTTCGTCGCCAAGCTGACCAACTCGCAGGACGAGGTCGAGTTCGACGAGACGAAGCCCAAGGGCACTCCCGCCTTCAGCGACGACGCCGCCAAGAGCAAGCAGATCGCGGGCAATGTCACCGACGCGCTCGAAGAGGTCATCCCGTACTCGAAGCTCAAGTGCCCGAAGGGTCACGAGTGCGCGGGCAAGACCGGGACGCAGCAGTACGACTTCAAGGACAGCGACCCGGCGAGCTACCGCGACCGCAACGCGCAGACCTGGATGGTGGGCTACACGCCGAGCATCTCGACGTCGGTGTGGGTCGGCGGCGACGGCAACAAGCCGCTGCACGACAAGAACGGCAAGGCGGTCTACGGCCGGACCATCGCCGGTCCGATCTGGGAAGACTTCATGGCCCGGTACATGACCGGCAAGCCGTCGGAGAAGTTCGACAGCGTCAAGCCGATCGGCAAGGACGCGCGGTACGTGCCGACGACGACGGCCCAGAAACCGCCGGAGACGTCGACGCCGCCCGAGACGCCGACGACCACCCCGACGCCGACGACGCCCACCGAGACGACCGAGACGACGCCGACGAAACCCACCAAGCCGACGAAGCCGAGCTGGACGAGGCCGGGCCCGGGGACTTCGGATCCGCTGTTCCCGAACGCCGAAGATCCGTGA
- a CDS encoding DUF5318 domain-containing protein codes for MRNQRQVVDYALQRRALLKGVHSGRVGTYDVCDAGPYLLRAAKFHGRPGDQDCPVCHREELTLVSWVYGDELKHAAGSAKTPDELVRMDGHFAEFTVYEVEVCGSCHWNHLVRSYVLGTGDPGTTRPRTRSQRTAGQ; via the coding sequence GTGCGAAACCAGCGGCAGGTCGTGGACTACGCCTTACAGCGGCGCGCGCTGCTCAAGGGCGTCCACTCCGGACGGGTCGGCACATACGACGTCTGCGACGCGGGCCCGTACCTCCTCCGTGCCGCGAAATTCCACGGCCGACCAGGTGATCAGGACTGCCCTGTCTGCCATCGGGAGGAACTGACCCTGGTGTCGTGGGTGTACGGCGACGAGCTCAAGCACGCCGCCGGATCGGCCAAGACGCCGGACGAACTGGTACGGATGGACGGACACTTCGCGGAGTTCACCGTCTACGAGGTCGAGGTCTGCGGGAGCTGTCACTGGAACCACCTGGTGCGGTCCTACGTCCTCGGAACAGGAGATCCGGGAACCACCCGGCCACGGACCCGGTCGCAAAGGACAGCGGGTCAGTGA
- a CDS encoding PadR family transcriptional regulator, producing the protein MLELAILGLLHETPMHGYVLRKRLHETLGMFRTFSYGSLYPTLRRLLRAGYLVEELEEVEDRAWARRGKRVYKLTAEGKERFAELLGDAGPQTWDDEGFGVHLAFFSRTPADVRMRILEGRRRRVEERREGLRTAMARAEEKIDRYTRELHRLGLESSEREVRWLNELIAHEQAEQRGPET; encoded by the coding sequence GTGCTGGAGCTCGCGATCTTGGGGCTGCTGCACGAAACCCCCATGCACGGTTACGTGCTGCGCAAACGTTTGCACGAGACGCTCGGGATGTTCCGGACGTTCTCGTACGGCTCGCTGTACCCGACCCTGCGTCGGCTGCTTCGCGCCGGGTACCTCGTCGAGGAGCTCGAAGAGGTGGAAGACCGGGCGTGGGCACGCCGGGGCAAGCGTGTGTACAAGCTCACCGCCGAGGGCAAGGAACGGTTCGCCGAACTGCTCGGCGACGCCGGGCCGCAGACGTGGGACGACGAAGGCTTCGGCGTCCACCTGGCGTTCTTTTCGAGGACACCGGCCGACGTCAGGATGCGAATCCTGGAAGGCCGCCGTCGTCGGGTCGAGGAACGCCGCGAAGGACTTCGGACGGCAATGGCGCGGGCCGAGGAGAAGATCGACCGCTACACCCGTGAGCTGCACCGGCTCGGGCTGGAGTCCAGTGAGCGGGAGGTGCGCTGGCTCAACGAGCTGATCGCGCACGAACAGGCCGAGCAGCGTGGACCGGAGACCTGA
- a CDS encoding inositol-3-phosphate synthase, producing the protein MGENRRVRVAIVGVGNCAASLVQGVQYYRDADPSTRVPGLMHVVFGEYHVRDIEFVAAFDVDAKKVSRDLSEAIFASENNTIKIADVPPLGVTVQRGHTYDGLGRFYRETIEESDETPVDVVAALREAEVDVLVSYLPVGSEEADKFYAQACIDAGVAFVNALPVFIASDPEWAEKFRAAGVPIVGDDIKSQVGATITHRVLAKLFEDRGVQLDRTMQLNVGGNMDFLNMKELERLESKKISKTQSVTSQVDRELGKGNVHIGPSDYVQWLDDRKWAYVRLEGRAFGDVPLNLEYKLEVWDSPNSAGIIIDAVRAAKIAKDRGIGGPILSASSYFMKSPPEQYDDATARDEVEKFIAGEA; encoded by the coding sequence ATGGGCGAGAACCGCCGCGTTCGGGTGGCCATCGTGGGCGTCGGCAACTGTGCGGCCTCGCTGGTCCAGGGCGTTCAGTACTACCGTGACGCAGATCCCAGCACTCGCGTGCCCGGTTTGATGCACGTCGTGTTCGGCGAGTACCACGTCCGCGACATCGAGTTCGTCGCCGCGTTCGACGTGGACGCCAAGAAGGTCAGCCGTGACCTGTCCGAGGCGATCTTCGCCTCGGAGAACAACACGATCAAGATCGCCGACGTGCCGCCGCTGGGTGTCACCGTGCAGCGCGGGCACACCTACGACGGGCTCGGCCGCTTCTACCGCGAGACCATCGAGGAGTCCGACGAGACCCCGGTCGACGTCGTCGCCGCGCTGCGCGAGGCCGAGGTCGACGTGCTCGTCTCGTACCTGCCGGTGGGCTCCGAAGAAGCCGACAAGTTCTACGCGCAGGCCTGCATCGACGCCGGTGTGGCGTTCGTCAACGCGCTGCCGGTGTTCATCGCCTCCGACCCCGAGTGGGCGGAGAAGTTCCGCGCGGCCGGTGTCCCGATCGTCGGTGACGACATCAAGTCCCAGGTCGGCGCCACCATCACGCACCGCGTGCTGGCGAAGCTGTTCGAAGACCGCGGCGTCCAGCTCGACCGGACGATGCAGCTCAACGTGGGCGGGAACATGGACTTCCTGAACATGAAGGAGCTGGAGCGGCTCGAGTCGAAGAAGATCTCGAAGACCCAGTCGGTCACCTCGCAGGTCGACCGCGAGCTCGGCAAGGGCAACGTCCACATCGGGCCGTCCGACTACGTGCAGTGGCTCGACGACCGCAAGTGGGCCTACGTCCGGCTCGAAGGCCGTGCCTTCGGCGACGTACCGCTGAACCTGGAGTACAAGCTCGAGGTGTGGGACTCGCCGAACTCGGCGGGCATCATCATCGACGCCGTGCGCGCCGCGAAGATCGCGAAGGACCGCGGCATCGGCGGCCCGATCCTCTCGGCTTCCTCGTACTTCATGAAGTCGCCGCCGGAGCAGTACGACGACGCCACCGCGCGCGACGAGGTCGAGAAGTTCATCGCCGGCGAGGCGTGA
- a CDS encoding HAD family phosphatase: protein MEAVIFDLDGVLVDSEKMWDEVRRAVVHEFHGTWREESTRAMQGMSTPEWAAYLAHDLGVQLRPGDVAQVVIDRMARRYAEKPPIIPGAPEVVREVAKHWPVAIASSSPPLLIKAFLDITRLPVPTAVSSEQVGAGKPAPDVYLKAAELLGAEPKNCAAVEDTTNGLRAALAAGMTVYAVPNPHFPPDPAVLEQTTVVPAITDLPAVLQEG, encoded by the coding sequence GTGGAAGCGGTGATCTTCGATCTCGACGGTGTCCTGGTGGATTCGGAAAAGATGTGGGACGAGGTCCGCCGGGCGGTCGTCCACGAGTTCCACGGCACCTGGCGGGAGGAATCGACCAGGGCCATGCAGGGGATGAGCACCCCGGAATGGGCGGCTTACCTGGCGCACGACCTCGGCGTCCAGCTCCGGCCCGGCGACGTCGCGCAGGTGGTGATCGACCGGATGGCGCGGCGGTACGCGGAGAAGCCGCCGATCATCCCTGGCGCGCCGGAGGTCGTGCGCGAGGTCGCGAAGCACTGGCCGGTGGCGATCGCGAGCTCGTCGCCGCCGCTGCTGATCAAGGCGTTCCTCGACATCACGCGGCTGCCGGTGCCGACGGCGGTTTCGTCGGAGCAGGTCGGCGCCGGGAAACCGGCGCCCGACGTGTACCTGAAGGCGGCCGAGCTACTGGGCGCGGAGCCGAAGAACTGCGCGGCCGTGGAGGACACGACCAACGGGCTGCGCGCGGCGCTGGCCGCGGGGATGACGGTGTACGCGGTGCCGAATCCGCACTTCCCGCCGGATCCGGCGGTACTGGAGCAGACGACCGTGGTCCCGGCGATCACGGATCTGCCGGCGGTGCTCCAGGAGGGCTGA
- a CDS encoding MarR family winged helix-turn-helix transcriptional regulator: MTAKVADLAHRLRPLVFRLYYLVRRETPQVQLTLTQGSVLSELLNGGPRRMSTLAELERVRMPTMTDVVRRLERLGLVSRRRDPSDGRAVLVEVTEVGQRFHRRLIVAREEFLRERLFELDETDRAAIEAALPALTRLLHEDKKEELIRDER, translated from the coding sequence GTGACCGCGAAAGTCGCCGATCTCGCCCACCGGCTCCGCCCGCTGGTGTTCCGGCTGTACTACCTCGTCCGCCGGGAGACCCCGCAGGTGCAGCTCACCCTCACGCAGGGTTCGGTGCTGTCGGAGCTGCTCAACGGCGGTCCGCGCCGGATGAGCACGCTCGCCGAGCTGGAACGGGTCCGGATGCCGACGATGACCGACGTCGTCCGCCGTCTCGAACGGCTTGGCCTGGTCAGCCGCCGCCGCGATCCCTCCGACGGCCGGGCCGTGCTCGTCGAGGTCACCGAGGTCGGGCAGCGCTTCCATCGCCGGTTGATCGTCGCGAGGGAGGAGTTCCTCCGTGAGCGGCTCTTCGAACTCGACGAGACCGACCGCGCCGCGATCGAAGCCGCGCTCCCCGCCCTCACCAGGTTGCTGCACGAAGACAAGAAGGAGGAACTGATCCGCGATGAGCGCTGA
- a CDS encoding MFS transporter: MSAEPHSSLLDAVKGQPKQVWITAFAAVIAFMGIGLVDPILLSIAEGLKATPSEVTLLFSSYLGVQAVAMLVTGAMSARFGAKRTVVVGLTLVVVATALCAASGSIEQLIGLRAVWGLGNAFFIATALSVIVGAATGGQAGAILLYEAALGVGLAVGPLLGALLGSISWRGPFLGTSLLMLCGLVLCSIFLTTDAKETRPKIRLLDPFRALKHGGLLRTSIGSALYTAAFFVVLAWSPFVLEWSAVAVGLIFCGWGLSVAVAGVVLAPKLAARLGERHATVVAVFGYAVLLLVMAIPSKPVLVVGIILSGLVSGLLNTLFTGTXVVGIILSGLVSGLLNTLFTGTAMSISGAPRPVASAGYNFCRWLGGAVAATVVGHLAEWFGAKQAPFVIAAILCVLAGALLTIREKSADPHTIPAGAVLVGEEM, from the coding sequence ATGAGCGCTGAGCCCCACTCGAGCCTGTTGGACGCCGTCAAGGGGCAGCCCAAACAGGTATGGATCACCGCGTTCGCCGCGGTCATCGCGTTCATGGGCATCGGGTTGGTCGACCCGATCCTGCTGTCGATCGCGGAGGGACTGAAGGCGACGCCGTCCGAAGTGACGCTGCTGTTCTCCAGCTACCTCGGCGTCCAGGCGGTCGCGATGCTGGTGACCGGCGCGATGAGTGCCCGGTTCGGGGCCAAGCGGACCGTGGTCGTCGGGCTGACGCTGGTCGTCGTCGCCACCGCGTTGTGCGCCGCGTCCGGCTCGATCGAGCAGCTCATCGGGCTGCGCGCGGTCTGGGGTCTCGGCAACGCCTTCTTCATCGCGACCGCGCTTTCGGTCATCGTCGGCGCCGCGACCGGCGGCCAGGCGGGCGCGATCCTGCTGTACGAAGCCGCGCTCGGTGTCGGTCTCGCGGTCGGCCCGCTGCTGGGCGCCCTGCTCGGCAGCATCTCGTGGCGTGGTCCGTTCCTCGGCACCTCGCTGCTGATGCTGTGCGGTCTCGTGCTCTGCTCGATCTTCCTGACCACCGACGCGAAGGAGACGCGGCCCAAGATCCGCCTGCTCGACCCGTTCCGCGCGCTCAAGCACGGTGGCCTGCTGCGTACGTCGATCGGTTCCGCGCTCTACACCGCCGCGTTCTTCGTGGTGCTGGCCTGGTCGCCGTTCGTGCTGGAGTGGAGCGCCGTCGCCGTCGGCCTGATCTTCTGCGGCTGGGGTCTTTCGGTCGCCGTCGCGGGCGTGGTGCTGGCGCCGAAACTCGCCGCGAGGCTCGGTGAGCGGCACGCGACCGTGGTCGCCGTCTTCGGTTACGCCGTGTTGCTGCTTGTCATGGCGATCCCCAGCAAGCCGGTGCTGGTCGTCGGCATCATCCTGTCCGGTCTGGTGTCCGGCCTGCTCAACACGCTGTTCACCGGGACGNTGGTCGTCGGCATCATCCTGTCCGGTCTGGTGTCCGGCCTGCTCAACACGCTGTTCACCGGGACGGCGATGTCGATCAGCGGCGCCCCGCGTCCGGTCGCGAGCGCCGGGTACAACTTCTGCCGCTGGCTCGGCGGCGCGGTCGCCGCGACCGTCGTCGGTCACCTGGCCGAGTGGTTCGGCGCCAAGCAGGCGCCGTTCGTGATCGCCGCGATCCTGTGCGTGCTGGCCGGCGCCCTGCTGACGATCCGCGAGAAGTCCGCCGACCCGCACACGATTCCGGCCGGAGCGGTCCTCGTGGGCGAAGAGATGTAA